The segment GGCTGGACGCCGTTCGCCCGGCAGGCGTACCACCTGACTCTGCGCGAAGCGAAACAGGAGTATGTGGTGGCGGCCCGGTCGCTGGGCGCGGGAACGGCGCGAATCCTGGCCCGGCACATCGCGCCCAACATCGCCGAACCGCTGCTCGCCCACCTGTTGCTGCGGTTCGCGGGAACCCTGCTCACCGTCTCCGGGCTGTCCTTCCTCGGCCTCGGCGTGCAGCCGCCCACCCCGGAGTGGGGCGCGATGGTCGCCGAGGGACGCAACCACCTGTTCACCAGCCCGCACCTGGTCCTGGCGCCGGCCGCGGCAGTGGTGATCACGGCGACGTGCGCAACAGTCCTCGGGCGCCGCCTCACCCGTTAGGCGGTGACGGCCCTTCGCCCTCGACGAGGCCGGTCACCGCGGCGACGGCGTCAGCCAGAGTCGGACAGCGCAGTCGCTCGCTGCTCGGCGGCCAGCCTTGTCCCGCGGCCACGATGCTGGGCCGCCAGTCCGGAACACCGTTCAACGCCGTCAGCAAGACGGGTATCACCGGCCGCCAGACATGGCTCCACACCGCGACGGCGGCGGGCCGGTGGCGGGCCACCGCGTCGGCGAGCACATCGGGAGGCAGGCCGGCGCCGAGGTGCACCGAACCCGTGCCGGTCTCGGCCAGCGCGGCCGCCAGGGCGTCGATGGCGGTCACGTCGCGACGGCCGTCGGCAGCGACCAGGAGCACCCGGACCGGAGTCCCGGAGGGCGGGCGTGCAACGGCGGCGAAGACCTCGCTCAGCGTGCGGGCGAGTAGGCGCCGGGCGAGGGTTTTGCGTGTCTCGGCGTACCGGCCCTGGCTGAGGTGGGTGAAGGCGGGACCGGCGAGCGTGTGGTAGGTGTGCACGACACCGTGCGCGGCGACCGCGCCGCTCAGCGTTTCGCGCAGGGTCAGCACATCCAGGCGGCGGGCGGCGCGGGCCAGGCCGCGGGCCTCGGCGTCGGTGCCGGGATTGCGATGTGGATGCGCGGCGAGGCTGGTGGTGGTTTCGCGGCGGGCGAGCCGGGCCGCCTCGGCAGCGGGCACGCCTCGTGTGGTCAGCTGCGCCATAACGGTCAGGGCGGCGACGTCATGTGCCGTGTAGCGACGGTGCCGGCCGGATTCGTGACCGGTGGGGCCGAGCCCGTAGCGCTGATGCCAGGTCCGCAACGTCGTCGTGGCGACGCCGAGGCGCCGGGCCAGTGTCCCGGCACTCAGCCGCTCCTGCACGTGCGGCACCGCGTAGTCCTCTTCTCCCACCGCCGACCCGCCCTCGAGGTCACCGATCACACCGCGCCTCATCCGGCGTGGGCAGTGGCAGGTCTTCGGACTCGTGGGCGCCCTGCTCGTTCCTACTGGCCGTCGCTTCCCGGGCGTTGCGCCCAGTGCGTTGACGGCGGTCGTTCCCACTCACCGCTGCGGGGCAGTCCCGGATTCACACCGGGTTCCCTCTTGCGACGCCCGGCCTTGCGGGACGGGCGAACCAGCTGCCCGTCCAGTCTAGAACCGGCCGGGGCCCGGCGGGGCACCCGGTCACCGCTTCAGCCGCTGACGATCAGGATGTCTCAGCCTCGCGTTCCTGGTATTCGCGTGGCGAGAGGCCGTGGAAGCGGGTGAAGGCGGTGCTGAACGTCGGCAGGTGGGCGTAGCCGACGCGGCGGGACACGGCGCTGGGCCTGGCGCCGCCGAGCAGCAGGTCACGGGCGATGCGCATGCGGGCGGCGTAGCGCCAGCGGGCGAAGGTCATGCCGGTCTGGTCGCGGAAGGCCCGGTGAACCTGGGCGGGGACGTCGAACGCGGCCGGTTCGTGGGTGACGTCGATGTGGCGCAGGTAGTCCATCGCCGCCGCGCGCGCACGCGGATCGGTGGGCATCGGCACCGACAGCGCTCGTTGCGTGACGACCTGTTCGGCGAACAGGTCGAGGATGTGCCGGGGATCGTAGTCGTCGGGGTGCAGTCCCGATCGGGCGCTGATCGAGCAGTGCATCAGGTAGTCGTCCCAGGCGGGTGAGAACTGCACCTGGAGCGGCTCGGTGAGCTGGAGGTCGGCGGTGCCGGCGTTGCCGAGGGGCAGTGAGATGGAGTTCTCGCGCAGACCGGTGATGTGTTTGAGGCCCGCGGGGATCCAGGTCGCAACGCCGCGGTGTCGTTCGTGACGGCGTTCGCCGATGTCGAGGTATCCGCTGCCGCGGTACATCCAGGTCAGGACGTGCACGTGGTTGGCATGCGGGGAGGTGCGGGCGGCGGGCAGCGGATCGGATCCGGTAGCGAATGACCCGTCGCCTCGTACCAGGCGCATGAGCTGCTCGGTCTGACGTGCCAGGGTGGCGCGCGGTGTCAGGTCGACACGGGCGGAACTGGCGGCGAGCTTCCTGCTGAAGTCGTGCGGTGTCAGCCCGTACTGCTGCTTGAAGGCGCGAGTGAAGCCGTTGCGGCTGGCGAACCCTACCCGGGCGGCCACCTGGTCGGCGTCGTATCCCGCGGCCAGGAACTCGACGGCCGCGATCAGCCGGTGGCGCAGCCGCCACTGCTCGAAGGTGAGTCCGGTGCCGGTGAGGAAGGCGCGGCGCAGGGTTCGCGGGCTGGAGAGCGCCTTGCTCGCCCACTGCTCGACGGTGAGGTCGATCGCGGGGTCGCGGAGCAGCTGCTCGGCCACCGCTCGGGCGCCGGCGGCTCTCGGCATCTCCGGCACAGTGAAGGTGGGCGCAGGCGCAGGCGGGCCTACTCGGGGACGGCGTAGCAGATCGGTGATCGCGTCCTGGAAGTAGCCGTGACCGCTCAGCGGGGTGACCTGCAGGTTGAAGTGCTGGATCAGCCAGTCCTGCCAACCGTCGGGGACTTCGAAGCGGGTCGTTTCCGGCGGCCCGTCGGCACCCGGGTGGAACCACAGGGGGAAGGCGACGGTGCCTGGCTCGGTGATGATCGCGCGGTGGTCCCACCCGGCCGCGGGAATCCAGGTGCCCTGCCCGGCGGTGAGGTGGAACACCGCGTCGCCGTCGATGCGCACGTGCGCGGTGCCGGTGCGGACCCAGATCAGCAGCGGGCGGCGGGGATGCCCCGTCGAGTCCGATCGCGCCGCCGGAATCGGCGGGGCTTCGGTCGCGTCGGCGGGAAACAGGGAGGAGATCGGTACGCCCCTAAACAAAACGGCAGTCTGCGCACAGCAAATATGGTGAGGGTAGCCTAACCTAATCGCCGAGCGCCGCTCCGCCGATCCGGCGCGTGGCCTCACTCTCAGTCGAACGACCGGAAAGGGCTGCCTTCAGCATGCCGAAGACCGCACGCCGGCTCACCGTGCACCCAGTAACCCTGCGCGAGGTCGAGGTCCTTCGGGTGGCGGACCTGACGCCGGGGATGCGGCGGATCACGCTGGGCGGAGCGCAGCTGCGCGCGTTCACCTCGGCCAACGGCTTCGCACAGCCCGCCTTCGACTCGCTCGGTTTCGACGACGACATCCGGCTGGTGTTCCGCTACCCCGGCCACAGCGAGCCGGTGCTGCCGGTGCAGCAGGAGCGGGGCGTGGAGCTGCCGAGGAATCCCCGCCCCCTGTCGAAGGTCTACACCGTCCGCCGCTGGAATGCTGAAGCCGGCGAGTTGGACGTGGACTTCGTCAAGCACGGCATCGGCGTGGGCACCACCTGGGCCTACCGCGCGCAACCGGGCGACCGCATCCACTTCTACGGCCCGAGCGCGTCGCGCGCGCTCCCTGACGACGCGGACTGGCTGTTGGCCGCCGGGGACGACACCGCCCTTCCGGCCATCGCCCGGCTGCTGGACGAACTGCCCGAGGACACCCGGGCGCGGGTGTTCGTCGAGGTCGCCGAGGACTCACACCGGCTGGAACTGCGCACGCTGCCGCACGTCGAGGTGACCTGGCTGGTGCGCGACGGCGCCGAGGCGGGTACGACCACCCTGCTGCTGGATGCGGTCAAGGACAGCGGCTGGTGGGAGGGGCGACCGTTCGCGTGGCTCGCCGGGGAGCACACGTCCGTGCGGGATCTGCGCCGCCATCTGGTCGAGGACCGCGGGGTGCCGAAGGAGGACATCGGCTTCGCCGGGTATTGGCGTCGCGGCGAGGTCGTCGCCCTGGAGACCGACGCGGCGATGCCCGACCCGCAGAAGTCGGCCACGCCGTTCGAGCGGCTGCATGAGCTGACCGAGCTGGTCGCGCCGTTGGCGATCCGCACTGCCGTCGAGTTGGACGTACCGGAGCTGATCTCCCGCGGTGTCACCCGCGTGACAGACCTGGCCGCCAAGACCGACTGCGACGAACGGGCGCTGGGCAAGCTGCTGCGCTACCTGCACACCCTGGACGTCCTGACCGAGACCGAACCCGGCCACTACCGGCTGACACCGGTGGGTGAGGTCCTGACACTCGAGTTCATCGCCGACCGGCTGCACCCGGCCGGGGTGGTGGGTCGCGAGATGCTCGGCTTGCACGGGCTCACCGAGTCGATTCGCACCGGCCGGCCGTCGTACGCCTCGGTCACCGGCCAGACCTTCGCCGAGGTACGCGCCGACCAGGACTACGAGGATCGCTACCTGGAGCGCCTGGCGAGGTTCCAGGCCGCGCTGGCCGAGCCGATCGCCAGGTCCGGCATCCTCAACGGAGTCGAGCACCTGGTGCTGCACTCCGGCGGCGCCGGCGCCCAGGCCCGGGAGTTCCTCGCCGCCCACCCCGGCCTGCGGATCACGATCTGCGCGCTGCCCGCCCAGGCCGACTGGCTGCGCCGCGACCTGCCCGACACGATCCCCGACGACCAGCAGCGCGCGCAGGTCAGCGTGGCCGAGCAGTCCGTCTTCGAACCCGGCCCGGCGGCGGATGCCGTCTTCGTCATCCGCGCCTTCAAGTCCCTGCCCGACGCCGACGCCGCCCATGCCCTGCGCCGCGCGGCCGAGGGCTTGCTTCCCGGCGGCCGCGTGCTGGTGGTCGAGGAGACCTTCGGCCTCGACGACCTGGACGAGCACGACGGCGAAGCGGATCTGCTCGGCCTCACCGTGCACGGCTCCGGTCTGCGCACCGCCGCCGAGCTCGACGCGGTCTTCACCCGAGCCGGACTCGCCCACCGTGCGACGCACACCGTCGGCTGGGGCGCCACCGTCCACGAACTCGTACCCGCTGGTCCCTCCGCACAACAGAAGTAGAAAGAAGAGAAGAACCATGACCACCCTGACACGACGCGGCGCGGCCCTCCTCGCCGCACTGTTGAGCACCACGCTCGTCCTCACCGCCTGCGGCAGCGACGGCGAGGACACCGCCGACGCAGCTCCCCAGACACGCAGCGTCACGGGCGGCAACGGCACGATCGAGGTGCCCGCCGACCCGCAGCGGGTAGCCACGATCGGCAACACGACCCTTCCGTTCATCGACATGGGCGGCAAGCCGGTGGCCGTCACCACGGTGGGTGCCTCCGAACTCGGCCTCATTCCCGCCGAACAGAAAGCCACGTTCGAGGCAGCCACGAATGTCGGCGCCAGCGGCGATCAGGTCGACATGGAGAAGCTCGCCGGCCTGAAGCCGGACCTCATCCTGGCCCAGCTGCCCGACGGCGAGTTCGAGGAGATCAAGAAGCAGCTGGAATCGATCGCCCCGACGGTCTTCTGGGGGCTCGACGTCGAGTGGAAGGCCCTCGCCGACGGCGTCTCGCAGGCCGGCAACGTCACGGACGGGCTCAGCGGGCAGAAGGCGCAGTTCGAGGAGAAGATCACCAAGATCAAGCAGACGTACGGCGAGATCATCGCCGGCACCAAGTTCGTCAACCTCGACCGCTGGGAGAGCTCCGATCCCGGAACGTTCTCCGTCGCGGACTTCGGTTGCGTCGAGATCGCCCAGGGTGACCTCGGCATGAACTTCCCCAAAGCGGCCGAAGGCGAAGACCCCCTGGGCTGGACGTCCCTGCCGTACGAGCAGCTCGCGGAGCTGTCCAAGTACGACGTGATCACCTACCCCGTCGACGCCGCGGGCCAGCCGAAAGCGCCCTTCGCGCCGGTGGTCGAGACCAACACCTGGAAGGCGCTGCCTGCCGTGAACTCCGGCCGCGCGCTGGGAGTCTTCTGCCCCGGCAACAACTCCTACGGGCCGGTCCTGCGGTACCTGGACTCGCTCGACACCGCTCTGGCCACCCTGCCCGCCAACAAGTGACAACTCTCGCCCTGCGCCACGACGGTCCGGGCACCGTGCCGGTGCCCGGACCGCGTCGGCGCTTGATCGGGTTGGTCGTTGCGCTCGTGGCACTGCTTGTCCTGCTGCTGCTGAGCGTGATGATCGGGTCGACGGCGATCGCGCCATCGGTGGTGTGGGACGCCCTGTTCCATCCTTCCGCCGACATCGACCAGTTCGCCATCCGTGACTACCGGCTGCCGCGCACCATCGTCGGCCTCGTGGTGGGCGCGGCGCTCGGCGTGGCGGGAGCGCTGATCCAGGCGTTGACCCGCAACCCGCTGGCCGATCCGGGCATCCTCGGCGTGCACGCGGGCGCTTCCTTCGCGGTGACGGTCGCCGTGGGGCTGATCGGGATCCGCGACATCGGTGGCTACATGTGGTTCGCCTTCGCCGGGGCGCTGATCGTCACTCTCATGGTGCTCGCCCTCGGGTCGACCCGCCAGGGGCAGTCACCGGTGGTCATGGTGCTCGCCGGGGTCTGTGTCGGCGCGGTGCTCAGCGGCGCCGCGTCGGCACTCGAGCTGACCAACCCGGACGCGTTCGACGCGATGCGGTCCTGGAATGCCGGTTCGATCGTCGGCCGGCCACTGGATCTGGTGTGGCCGGTCCTGCCGTTCTTCGCGGTGGCACTCATCCTGGCCTTCGCGGTGTCAGGTCCACTCAACGCCATGGCCCTGGGCGACGATCTGGCGGTCGCCCAGGGCGTCCGGCTGGCCCGCACCCGCGTCCTCGCGATCATCGCGCTCACCGTGCTCGCCGGCGGAGCGACCGCGATCGCCGGACCCATCATCTTCGTCGGACTCATGGTGCCGCACGTGGCTCGCTGGATCGTCGGCCCGCACCAGCGCTGGATCTTCGCCTACAGCGTCGTGCTGGCCCCGATCCTGCTGCTGGCCTCCGACATCCTCGGGCGCTTCGTCATGCACCCGAGCGAGATCCCCGTCGGCGTCATCACCGCCTTCGTCGGTGCTCCCGTTCTCATCGCGCTCGTGCGGCGTAAAAAGGCGAGCGGACTGTGACTCAGGTGGACTTCGGGCGGCGGGTGCTGGTGCTGCGTCGCCGCAGGATCGCGGTACGGCTCGAGTGGCGCTCGGTCGCCGTCTGCGCCGCGCTCGCGCTGGCGGTCGCGGCCACGGCGGTGCTCGCGCTGATGACCGGCTCGTACCAGCTCAGTCCCGGGCAGGTGGTCTCCGCGCTGACGGGCGGCGAGACCGGGCTCGTCCACGACATCGTGGTCGAGTGGCGGCTGCCCCGGGTGGCGGCGGCCGTGGTGTTCGGTGCCGCGCTGGGTGTCAGCGGGGCGGTGTTCCAGTCGATGTTGCGCAACCCGCTCGCCGACCCCGGTGTCATCGGGTTCTCCCAGGGCTCCTACACCGGCGCGCTGATCGTGATCCTGGTCATCAACGGCACCTACCTGCAGCTGGTCGGTGGGGCGCTGCTGGGCGGGCTGGCCACCGCCCTCGCGGTGTACGCGCTCGCCTATCGGCGCGGTGTGCAGGGATTCCGGTTGATCGTCGTCGGCATCGGCTTGTCGGCGATGCTGCGCTCGCTGAACACGTGGCTGATCCTTCAGGCCGATCTCGAGGTGGCGATGGCCGCCGCCGCGTGGGATGCCGGCTCCCTCAACGGGGTGGCGTGGGACCAGGTGGTTCTCGGCGGCGCCTGCATCAGCGTGCTGTTGCTCATAGCGGGCATGCTGAGCCGGCCGATGCGACAGCTGGAACTGGGTGACGATGCGGCCGCCTCGCAAGGGGTACGGGTCTCCCCGACCCGCCTCGGCCTGATCGTGGTGGGGGTCGCGCTGACCGCGACCGTGACGGCTGCGTCGGGGCCGATCGCGTTCATCTCACTGGTCGCCCCGCAGATCGCCCGCCGGCTCACCCGCACCGCGGGCATCACCCTCGCACCAGCCGCCTTCGTCGGCGCCCTGCTGTGCCTGGCGGCGGACTACATCGCCCAGCACATCGCCCCCACTCCCCTGCCGGTGGGGATCATCACCGTCATCCTCGGCGGCGGCTATCTAGGCTGGCTGCTGTTCACCGAAGCCAGGAGACGCCTGTGAGCACCCGCGCCGGCATCATCACCGACCGTGCGGCCAATCCGTTCGTCGAGAAGCTGTCCACTGGCGAGTGGAGTCCCGAAAGATTCAGACGGCACCTCAAGGAGACCGGTGCTCCGCTCGTCGAGCAGATCGGTGCGGGTGAGGTGGAGGTGACGTTCGTCGACGAGCCCGGGGACGACACGACGGTGACCCTCTCGGTCGTCATCGGCCCCACCATCGGCTTCAACAGGATCGACACGCAGTTCACGTCGGTGCCCGGGACGCCGTTTCGTACTCTCACTCTGCGGATGCGTTCCGACCTGCGCTTCTCGTACGTGTTCACACGATGTGGGCCGACGGGAGATGCGGAACGGGTTCCGGACCGGTTCAATCCGCCGCCGCGGTTCTCCGAGTGCTCGGTCGAGAGGTTCTCCGGGGCTTCCGTGGCAGTGCTGCCCGATGCGGTGCCGTTGCCCTGGCTGGATCACGCCGAAGCGCAGCCGGCCCCGGCGATGGAGTCTGCCGTGCTGGCGAGTGAGCTCCTCGGCAACGAACGCCGCATCTGGGTCTCGATGCCCCCGGGCGAGCTCCCGGACGACAGCGCACTGCCATTCGTGATCCACTTGGACGGTACGCCGGACCACAGCGCGCCGAGCGTGCGTGATGCCCTGGTCCGGGCGGGACTGATCCGGCCCTGTGCGGTGGTCCTCGTCGATCAGCTCGGACTGCAGCGCTACCAAGAGCTGCTCTGCGATCCGGCGTTCTCTCGAATGCTGGTCGAGGAGCTGCTGCCCTGGCTCCACGACCGGTATCCGCTGTCCCGGGACCCCGGCGACGTGGCGCTGGCCGGCGAGAGCTTCGGCGGCCTGTGCGCCGGGTGGACAGCGCTGCATCACCCGCAGACGTTCGGCAACGCCATCATCCAGTCCCCTTCATGCGGGTACCATCCCGACCTCAAAGGGGGCACCGGGGCGGGTGAACTGCTGCGCCGAACGCCCGTGCCGACGCTGATCGCCGACTACCTGGCCGCGGAACCGGCCCCGATCCGTATCTTCCACGATGCCGGCGAGCTGGAGAGCTCGAACACCCACAGCCGCTGGCTGGACCAGGTGCTCACCGCGAAGGGCTACGACACCGTCTACCGGGAGTTCGCCGGCGGACACGACTACGCCTGGTGGCGAGGACTCTTCGCCGACGCGCTGCGCTGGTGCTTCCCGCTCACGGTGGAACCTGGAGCCTCGGGACATTGAGGAGAGACGATCCGAGCGGGCTGGGGCGCGGACCGCTGACGAGGTGGCTGCCGGTGCTGTGGCAAGCGCCGCCGGAGCCGCCTGACGTCCGGCCGTTCGAGGTCCGGGCGGGTGACAGCGCGGGCCGGTTCGTGGCGCGTGTCATCTTCTCACTGCCACGGGTCACGATCCCCGCGATGCTGCTGGCGATCGTGTGGCAGGTCGGCGAGTCGGCGGTCACAGTGGTGATGGGAGCCGCGATCGACCGGGCGCTGGCGCCCGGGGACGCCGGGCAACTGGTGATGTGGATCGGTGTGCTGGTGGCGCTGTATGTCGCGCTGACCGGGACGGCCCGGGGCACGAACCGGCTCAACGCCTATGCGATTCAGTTGTTGCAGCACCGGCTGCGGGCCACCCTCTCGACCCGTGTGCTGCATTCCGGCGGCGCCCTGGTGCGGGCACCGGACGGCGAGGTGGTCTCGGTCATGACCAACGACGTCGCCCGCCTGGCCAACGCCGGCCTGCTCGTCGTCCTGCCGATCGCGAGGATCGCCGCCATCGGGTTCATCGCCGTGTCGTTACTGGTCACGCACTGGCCGCTCGGCGTCGCGGCGCTGCTGGGTGCGCCCGTGGCGGTCTGGTTGATGGGCTTGCTCAGCGAACGGCTTTCCCGAGACACCCGCGAATACCAGGATCTGCTCGCCGGAACCGTGGGACGGGCCGCCGATCTGGTCACCGGTTACCGGGTGATCAAGGGGGTGCGCGCCGAGGCCGAGGCGACCCGGCGATACCGGCGGGCCAGCCGGGAGACGCTCGTGGGCGCCACGCGCAACGCCGGTCTGCTCGGCAGGTATCTGGTGGGCTCCGGCATGGTGAACGGTGTGTTCGTCGCCGCGGTGACCGGGCTGGCGGGCTGGTTCACGGTTGACGGGCAGCTGAGCATCGGCGGGCTGATCACCGCCGTCGGCCTCACCCAGGCGCTGCTGCCGCAGATGCAGGCGATCGCGAGTGCGTCCATCCCCAACCTCGCCAACGCCCGCGCATCGGCCGCACGCATCCTCGCCGCACTGCGGAACGCAGGCGCCGACATAGCCACGCCTGCGCCCGGTTGCGGGACACGTCCCGAGGTCACACCGACGCTGGTACTGGACGTGTCCGGCGCGTCGATCCGGGTGCAGCCCGGTGAGCTGGTGGGGGTACGCGCCGATGACCGGACCGCCACCCGTATCGCCGACGCACTGCTGAACCCGCAGGCCGACACCGACATCGAGGTACGCCTCAACGGACAGCCGGTGCACGAGCTGACCTCAGCGCAGTACCGCTGCCTTGTCACCGTCGCACCCCACCGGGTGACGTTGTTCAACGGAACCGTCCGCGACAACCTCGCCCTGCCTGCCCGTGCTCCGGAGCTGCTGGAGGCGGCGGTGCGGGCGGCGGCCTGTGAGGACTTCGCCGCCGATCTGGACGGCCCGGTCGGCGAGGGCGGCAACCGCCTCTCCGGAGGCCAGCGTCAACGCGTCGCGCTCGCCAGAGCCCTGGCGAGCGACGCGCCGTTGCTGGTGCTGCACGACCCGACCACCGCGGTCGACCCGGTGACCGAACAGAAGATCGCCGAACGCGTACGGGGAGTCCGCGCGAATCGTTCGACGCTGCTGATCGCCTCGTCCCCGGCGCTGCTCGGCTGCTGCGACCACGTCGTGGACCTCCTCGCCGTACTCGACGAGCCGGTGGCGCCATGACCGGGACACTCGCAGCGGCCGACGAGGCGCTGCCGGTCGCGGACGGCCGGGAAACGGCCAGGGAGCTCTGGCGGCTCAGCCGCGGGCACCGGCTCCGCCTCGCCGTCGTCGCGGTGCTCGGGATCGTCAGCACCACCGTCGATTTGATCCCGCCGGTGGCCATCGGGTTCCTCATCGACCGGGCGCAGACCAGCACCGCCGACCTCGGCACCGTCCTGACCGTCACGGCGGTCATGGCACTCTCGGCAGTCCTCGGGGCGGCGGGCACCGCGGTGACGATCGTGCTCGCCACCCGCGCCTATCACGCCATCCTCGCCGCGCTGCGCGAAGAACTCGTAGCCCGCGCCCTGACGCTGCCGCAGCACACCGTGGAGCGGGCCGGCACCGGCGATCTGATCTCGCGGTCCAGTGACGACGTGACCGCCGTGACCGATGCCGCCCCCGCGGTGATCCCCGTGGTCACCGTCGCCGCATTCGCCATCGTCGTCTCCCTGGGCGGACTGGCCGCGCTGGACTGGCCCTACGCGGTCGCGCTCGCCGTCGTGCTGCCCGTCTACGCGGTCGCGATGCGGTGGTATCTGCGCACCGGGCCACCGGTGTACCGGGCCGAACGGGCGGCGATGAGCGCCCGCGCCCAGCAGATCGTCGAATCCCAGCGCGGCTATGCGACCGTGCTCGGCTTCGGACTCGGCGAACAACGCCACCACACCGTGATGACCACCTCCTGGGCTGTCGCGGTACAGGCGCTGCGGGCGCGCACCGTACAGAGCATGCTCAACGCCCGCCTCAACCTCGGCGAATGCCTGAGCCTGGCCGCCGTCCTCGTGGTCGGCTTCGTCCTGATCGACCACGGGACCTCGACCGTCGGTGGTGCGACCACCGCCATGCTGCTCGTGCTGCGCCTGCTCGGCCCGGTCAACCAGCTGATGTTCGTGATCGACACCCTGCAGTCCGCGCTCGCATCGCTGAACCGCATGGTCGGCGTCACCACCATCCCTGTCGCAGAACCCGCAGACGAGCCGCCCACACCGCGGGGCACCGCCCATGCTGTCCGGCTCCAAAGCGTCGCGTTCGGCTACGGAACCGGCCCTCGTGTACTGCAGGACATCACCCTCGACATCCCCACCGGGCAGCGCATCGCCGTCGTCGGCGCGTCCGGTGCAGGGAAAACCACCCTGGCGTCGGTGATAGCCGGCATCCACCCACCCGATACCGGAACCGTGACCCGTCCCCGCAGCATCGCGGTGATCACCCAGGAGACCCACCTGTTCGCCGGGACCCTGCGCGACAACCTCACCCTCGCCGCCCCCGACGCGACCGACGACCAGCTGCGCGCCGCGCTCGACACCACCGGCGCAGCCGGAATGCTCGACCTGCTGCCGGACGGCCTCGACACGATGGTCGGCGCCGGCGGACATCCCCTCACCGACGCCCGAGCACAACAGCTCGCCCTCACCCGCCTGCTGCTCACCGACCCCGACCTCGCGATCCTCGACGAGGCGACCGCCGAAGCCGGCTCCACCCAGTCGGGGCTGCTCGACCGTGCCGCCGACGCAGCTCTCGCCGGCCGTACCGGGCTGGTGATCGCCCACCGGCTCACCCAAGCCGCCGCGTGCGACCGGATCGTGGTGATGGCGCACGGTCGCATCACCGAGAGCGGGACGCACTCCGAACTGATCGCCGCCGGCGGCGTCTACGCCGGGCTGTGGTCGGCGTGGGAGGCCGGTCGGGGTGCGTTCGCTGAGTGACCTGGGTGGTGGGTGCCGGCGTACGACGTGCAGTGCACAGCCGCGTACGCGACCGAGGACACGGTGGCCCATCGATGTCGACTCGGCTACCGGGACGGGATCGGCGATGCCGCGCCCACCACGCGGGCAATCGAGGTACGTGACCTGTAGGCACACAGGTCCTCCGAGCCGGTTCCGATAGTCCTATGACGTCGGCGCGGCCCCGCCAACCCCGGAGACTCTGATGTGCTGATGTCCTACCCGGCGGGCAGGATGGGCGCGGGAGGTACAGATGAGCGACATCGCGGACGTTCCACCCGCCGTTGTGGGCCGGCTCCGGGTAATCTGCCGGGAACTGCCCGAGGCGTACGAGGAGCCGGCGTGGATCGGCCTGCGGTGGCGGATTCGCCGGCGGACGTTCCTGCACGTCTACACCACCGACGAGAGGCGGTCGGCGTACATCGATCTGGACGATCCGGCCATCCTGATGACCTTCCGGGCGCCGCCCGGGGAGTTGGCCGCGCTGGCGCATGCCGGCCCTCCGTTCTTCCGGGCCGACTGGGGTGTGAATGTCGTGGGAATGGTGCTGGACGACGAGACGGACTGGGTCGAGGTTGCCGAGCTGGTGACGGACAGCTATCGCGTGCAGGCGCCCCGCCGCCTCGCGTTCCGGCTGAAGGCAGGTCGATGAACCGCCGGCTACCTCCCCACATTGCCGCTTACCTCGCCGGTCGGCACCGCGCCCTGGCTGGGCAGTGCGGGTGCGGTGAGGGGCTCCGACAGCAAGATGGGCTGGTCAAGCGCAGGATCGCGAGATCGCCGTCCATTGCCCGGACGCGCCTTCACTCGGTTCGGGAATGGGCCTCGAGTACGGTGAGGTCGCGCACCGCGTACCGGTGATGCTCGGCCTCTTCCTTGAGCACGACGCTGAGGCAGCGGCGTACGACGTAGTCCTTGTCCGGGTAGTGGTCGGCCGGCTTGCGACCACATACCCGGTCGAGCTCGGCCTCGGTGAGCTCGTCG is part of the Actinoplanes sp. NBC_00393 genome and harbors:
- a CDS encoding ABC transporter ATP-binding protein, whose product is MTGTLAAADEALPVADGRETARELWRLSRGHRLRLAVVAVLGIVSTTVDLIPPVAIGFLIDRAQTSTADLGTVLTVTAVMALSAVLGAAGTAVTIVLATRAYHAILAALREELVARALTLPQHTVERAGTGDLISRSSDDVTAVTDAAPAVIPVVTVAAFAIVVSLGGLAALDWPYAVALAVVLPVYAVAMRWYLRTGPPVYRAERAAMSARAQQIVESQRGYATVLGFGLGEQRHHTVMTTSWAVAVQALRARTVQSMLNARLNLGECLSLAAVLVVGFVLIDHGTSTVGGATTAMLLVLRLLGPVNQLMFVIDTLQSALASLNRMVGVTTIPVAEPADEPPTPRGTAHAVRLQSVAFGYGTGPRVLQDITLDIPTGQRIAVVGASGAGKTTLASVIAGIHPPDTGTVTRPRSIAVITQETHLFAGTLRDNLTLAAPDATDDQLRAALDTTGAAGMLDLLPDGLDTMVGAGGHPLTDARAQQLALTRLLLTDPDLAILDEATAEAGSTQSGLLDRAADAALAGRTGLVIAHRLTQAAACDRIVVMAHGRITESGTHSELIAAGGVYAGLWSAWEAGRGAFAE
- a CDS encoding MmcQ/YjbR family DNA-binding protein, with the protein product MSDIADVPPAVVGRLRVICRELPEAYEEPAWIGLRWRIRRRTFLHVYTTDERRSAYIDLDDPAILMTFRAPPGELAALAHAGPPFFRADWGVNVVGMVLDDETDWVEVAELVTDSYRVQAPRRLAFRLKAGR